Proteins encoded within one genomic window of Sphingomonas cannabina:
- a CDS encoding glycosyl hydrolase family 28-related protein, producing MIEGSMKARLFATAAILWTYGCGPAAAESVLPVAPNDPRAITVRGQGDGRADDTDAIQRALDAARDKTGHGIVFLPSGRYRLTRTVVVPAGVRIFGVGPTRPVLVLGANTPGFQSGVSTMVVFAGGDQYNVGKVPVPVPTVVPRDKIVRDANSGTFYSSMSNVDVEIGPGNPAAAAVRFRMAQHAFLSHMDFRLGSAFAGVYQAGNVMENVHFHGGRYGIVTEKTSPAWQFTLIDSSFDGQRDAAIREHEVDLTLVNVAIRDTPVGIEIDRGYGDSLWGKDVRFENVSRAGVIISNEKNVFTQIGFENALASNSPVFARFRDSGRTVEGKGRAYKVASFSYGLAVPELGRTGDYATEADIQPLPAMPAPRPPAIRDLPPVAEWTDVRSLGVVGDGQADDTAAIQRAIDGHRVLYFPTGFYKVTDSLKLRPDTVLIGLHPAITQFYIPDNNPRHAGLGTVLPIIESPRGGDNILSGLGLFTGRVNPRASALLWRSGENSLVEDVKIMGGGGTPTADDKPLGTQSAHSGDPVADGRWDAQYPSIWVTDGGGGTFADVWSPNTFAQAGFYVTDTSTPGHVYEMSVEHHARNEIVLDNVRNWEFLAPQTEQEVGDGPNAISLEIRNSRNLLFANYHGYRVTRSYHPARSAVKLFNSGDIRFRNVHVNAESGYATCDDEGCGTFLRASKYPFENAIEDLSHKLVVREREFAKLDVGPADRSIVAALSGMAKVDKLEEGFWSISGAAVDADGALYFIDRRFQRIYRWTEAKGLEIVRDQPLDPVNLAVDGSGHLLVLSSLGAKATVYSLDPAGPKDQLTLIKPTPVRAASGARTLLPVNWWNNGEFRDQLDHKTYEFTTLAEMFARDAGTPKAQEYVSPDGSIALPAFRVWQQGPTDHVGWRWSDSLNANGFVSGKQGDRLFVTNGSENVTYSGTVGPGGTLTDLKPFANRGGESVAVAGDGRVFVANGQVFVYGADGKELGRIDVPDRPLQLIFGGRDRRTLFILTHHALYAVTP from the coding sequence ATGATCGAGGGCAGCATGAAAGCGCGCCTGTTCGCGACTGCGGCGATCCTGTGGACCTATGGCTGCGGCCCCGCCGCGGCGGAGTCCGTGCTGCCGGTCGCTCCGAACGATCCCAGGGCGATCACCGTGCGCGGACAGGGCGACGGGCGCGCCGACGACACCGACGCCATCCAGCGCGCGCTCGACGCGGCCCGCGACAAGACCGGCCACGGCATCGTCTTCCTGCCGTCCGGCCGCTACCGCCTCACCCGCACCGTCGTGGTGCCGGCGGGCGTGCGCATCTTCGGCGTGGGCCCGACCCGGCCCGTGCTCGTGCTCGGCGCCAACACGCCCGGCTTCCAGAGCGGCGTGTCGACGATGGTCGTGTTCGCCGGCGGCGACCAGTACAATGTCGGCAAGGTACCCGTCCCGGTGCCGACCGTGGTGCCGCGCGACAAGATCGTCCGCGACGCCAATTCGGGCACCTTCTATTCGTCGATGAGCAACGTCGACGTCGAGATCGGCCCCGGCAACCCGGCAGCGGCCGCGGTGCGCTTCCGGATGGCCCAGCACGCCTTCCTCAGCCACATGGACTTCCGCCTGGGATCGGCCTTCGCCGGCGTCTATCAGGCCGGCAACGTCATGGAGAACGTCCATTTCCATGGCGGCCGCTACGGCATCGTCACCGAGAAGACCTCACCCGCCTGGCAGTTCACCCTGATCGATTCGAGCTTCGACGGGCAGCGCGACGCGGCGATCCGTGAGCATGAGGTCGACCTCACCCTGGTCAACGTCGCGATCCGCGACACGCCGGTCGGGATCGAGATCGACCGCGGCTATGGCGATTCACTGTGGGGCAAGGACGTCCGCTTCGAGAATGTCTCGCGGGCGGGGGTGATCATCTCCAACGAGAAGAACGTCTTCACCCAGATCGGCTTCGAGAACGCGCTCGCCAGCAACAGCCCGGTGTTCGCGCGCTTCCGCGACAGCGGCCGGACCGTCGAGGGCAAGGGCCGCGCCTACAAGGTCGCGTCCTTTTCCTACGGCCTCGCGGTGCCCGAGCTCGGCCGCACCGGCGACTATGCGACCGAGGCCGACATCCAGCCGCTGCCCGCCATGCCGGCGCCGCGCCCGCCCGCGATTCGCGACCTACCCCCTGTGGCGGAGTGGACCGACGTGCGCTCGCTCGGCGTGGTCGGCGACGGGCAGGCGGACGACACCGCGGCGATCCAGCGCGCGATCGACGGCCACCGCGTCCTCTATTTCCCGACCGGCTTCTACAAGGTCACCGACAGCCTGAAGCTGCGGCCGGACACGGTGCTGATCGGGCTGCACCCGGCGATCACCCAATTCTACATCCCCGACAATAATCCGCGCCATGCCGGGCTCGGCACCGTGCTGCCGATCATCGAGAGCCCGCGCGGCGGCGACAATATCCTGTCCGGCCTCGGCCTCTTCACCGGGCGGGTGAACCCGCGCGCGTCCGCGCTGCTGTGGCGGTCGGGCGAGAACAGCCTGGTCGAGGACGTGAAGATCATGGGCGGCGGCGGCACGCCGACCGCGGACGACAAGCCGCTGGGGACCCAGTCCGCGCACAGCGGCGATCCGGTCGCCGACGGACGCTGGGACGCGCAATATCCCAGCATCTGGGTCACCGACGGCGGCGGCGGCACCTTCGCCGACGTGTGGAGCCCCAACACCTTCGCGCAGGCGGGCTTCTACGTCACCGACACCAGCACGCCCGGCCATGTCTACGAGATGTCGGTCGAGCATCATGCCCGCAACGAGATCGTGCTCGACAACGTCCGGAACTGGGAGTTCCTCGCGCCCCAGACCGAGCAGGAAGTGGGCGACGGGCCGAACGCGATCTCGCTGGAGATCCGCAACTCGCGCAACCTGCTGTTCGCCAACTATCACGGCTATCGGGTGACGCGCAGCTACCACCCGGCGCGCAGCGCGGTGAAGCTGTTCAACTCGGGCGACATCCGTTTCCGCAACGTCCATGTGAACGCCGAGAGCGGCTATGCGACCTGCGACGACGAGGGGTGCGGGACGTTCCTGCGCGCCAGCAAATATCCGTTCGAGAATGCGATCGAGGACCTGTCGCACAAGCTGGTGGTGCGCGAGCGCGAGTTCGCGAAGCTCGACGTCGGCCCGGCGGACCGCAGCATCGTGGCGGCGCTGTCCGGCATGGCCAAGGTCGACAAGCTGGAGGAAGGCTTCTGGTCGATCTCCGGCGCGGCGGTGGATGCCGACGGCGCGCTCTACTTCATCGACCGGCGGTTCCAGCGCATCTACCGCTGGACCGAGGCCAAGGGGCTGGAGATCGTGCGCGACCAGCCGCTCGACCCGGTCAACCTGGCGGTCGACGGCTCGGGGCACCTGCTGGTGCTGTCTTCGCTCGGCGCCAAGGCGACCGTCTATTCGCTCGATCCGGCCGGTCCCAAGGACCAGCTCACGCTGATCAAGCCGACGCCCGTCCGCGCGGCATCGGGCGCGCGGACGCTGCTGCCGGTCAACTGGTGGAACAACGGCGAGTTCCGCGACCAGCTCGACCACAAGACCTATGAGTTCACCACGCTCGCCGAGATGTTCGCGCGCGACGCGGGCACGCCCAAGGCGCAGGAATATGTCTCGCCGGACGGCAGCATCGCGCTGCCCGCCTTCCGCGTGTGGCAGCAGGGGCCGACGGATCACGTCGGCTGGCGCTGGTCCGACAGCCTCAATGCCAACGGCTTCGTGAGCGGCAAACAAGGCGACCGGCTGTTCGTCACCAACGGGTCGGAGAACGTCACCTACAGCGGCACGGTGGGGCCGGGCGGCACGCTGACCGACCTCAAGCCCTTCGCCAACCGCGGCGGCGAGAGCGTCGCCGTCGCCGGGGACGGCCGCGTCTTCGTCGCGAACGGGCAGGTGTTCGTCTACGGCGCCGACGGCAAGGAGCTGGGCCGCATCGACGTGCCCGACCGGCCGCTGCAGCTGATCTTCGGCGGGCGCGACCGGCGCACGCTGTTCATCCTCACGCACCACGCGCTCTACGCGGTGACGCCGTGA
- a CDS encoding TonB-dependent receptor plug domain-containing protein: MLTIYADNPRRRLAAASLTALAVATLAMPAAAQTSPPAQAPTAQATPADAPQSLPAEQETQQSATGADIIVTGSRITTSGFNAPTPTQVLGEAQIANNAQPNVFNTIAQLPSLQGSTGAATGTFSTSSGQQGLSSFSLRGLGPIRTLTLLDSQRVVAANVTGVPDISMFPQLLIKRVDVVTGGASASYGSDAVGGVVNFITDTHFEGFKGNILGSITKYGDDETALVQAAYGKAFLDNRLHLVLSGEYDHEGGVGAGDFGTDLAGSRDWYRATTLMNTGQTNNGLPQFNYRDYAQPYQFSRYGLINNGPLQGIAFDQNGTPYNFNYGSGGRPTGTGAVTGCYPGNSFCEGGDLSGAPGSGASLKSSLERINGYGRIGFDFAPDNEVYLTVNVAQVKTHNQPSPGYGRSNLTVQCANPFLPQLVRDRCAQAGITQFGFGSSNASFPDPQVYTDRRQYRFVGGAKGKFDVAGTNWNYDAYYEHGITISDIRVRDIVLQNRYAAATNAITLNGAIVCADPAARALGCQPINIFGGFTPSDAALAYVAPHDNGPFQHTKLTQDVASLNFSGEPLELWAGPLSVAFGGEYRREFYRVNADPYGAGVSDLSPNSADYPADPLLNAAQGSNWAAGNYKNGRGKYEVYEGFLEVDLPLFNSKSIGRANLNAAGRGTHYSTSGTVWAWKVGGTWDTPLDGIRLRGVTSRDVRAPNLSELFAAPTVTTLPNFNDPFRNVAVQAFQNTIGNTELKPEIARNTEVGIVLARPSWLPGLSLSFDYYNIKLKGVVSTLSAQQIVQFCFEGNQAFCGGFSLDNANPSLNYINVQPFNLASWSTSGFDIEASYQWQRPLGLPGTFTVRALGTHIRKFIVNAGIAGVDPVDQAGANNGNTPDWKWLAVQTYDSDKLTLTVQERWFSDGTFGNQYVVCQTSCPVSTGNHPTIDYNKMKGAFYVDVGATYKISNRFSIYGKVDNLFDKDPVASPQTNTGLDINPALYDTLGRIYRAGVRFNF; encoded by the coding sequence ATGCTAACGATCTACGCTGACAACCCTCGCCGCCGCCTTGCCGCGGCGAGTCTGACTGCGCTTGCCGTCGCGACGCTCGCGATGCCTGCCGCCGCGCAGACCAGCCCACCGGCGCAGGCCCCAACGGCTCAAGCGACGCCCGCCGACGCGCCCCAATCGCTCCCCGCCGAGCAGGAGACTCAGCAATCGGCGACGGGTGCCGACATCATCGTCACCGGATCGCGCATCACCACCAGCGGCTTCAACGCGCCGACGCCGACCCAGGTGCTCGGCGAGGCGCAGATCGCCAATAACGCGCAGCCGAACGTCTTCAACACGATCGCCCAGCTGCCCTCGCTCCAGGGATCGACCGGCGCGGCGACGGGCACCTTCAGCACGTCGAGCGGGCAGCAGGGCCTCAGCTCCTTCTCGCTTCGCGGCCTCGGCCCGATCCGCACGCTGACCCTGCTCGACAGCCAGCGCGTCGTCGCCGCCAACGTGACCGGCGTGCCCGACATCAGCATGTTCCCGCAGCTGCTGATCAAGCGCGTCGACGTGGTGACCGGCGGCGCCTCGGCCTCCTACGGGTCCGATGCGGTCGGCGGCGTCGTCAACTTCATCACCGACACGCATTTCGAGGGGTTCAAGGGCAATATCCTCGGCAGCATCACCAAATACGGCGACGACGAGACCGCCTTGGTCCAGGCGGCCTATGGCAAGGCGTTCCTCGACAACCGCCTGCACCTCGTGCTGAGCGGCGAATACGACCATGAGGGCGGCGTCGGCGCGGGCGATTTCGGCACCGACCTCGCCGGCAGCCGCGACTGGTATCGCGCGACGACGCTGATGAACACCGGGCAGACCAACAACGGCCTGCCGCAGTTCAACTATCGCGACTATGCGCAACCCTATCAGTTTTCCCGCTACGGCCTGATCAACAACGGTCCGCTCCAGGGCATCGCCTTCGACCAGAACGGCACACCCTATAATTTCAACTATGGGTCGGGCGGCCGGCCGACCGGCACCGGCGCGGTCACCGGCTGCTATCCCGGCAACAGCTTCTGCGAGGGCGGCGACCTGTCGGGCGCGCCGGGATCGGGCGCGTCGCTCAAATCGTCGCTGGAGCGCATCAACGGCTATGGCCGGATCGGCTTCGACTTCGCCCCGGACAACGAGGTCTATCTCACGGTCAATGTGGCCCAGGTGAAGACCCATAACCAGCCGAGCCCCGGCTACGGCCGGTCGAACCTGACCGTCCAATGCGCCAATCCGTTCCTGCCGCAGCTGGTCCGCGATCGCTGCGCCCAGGCCGGCATCACCCAGTTCGGCTTCGGGTCGAGCAACGCCTCCTTCCCCGACCCGCAGGTCTATACCGACCGGCGCCAGTACCGCTTCGTCGGGGGCGCCAAGGGCAAGTTCGACGTTGCGGGCACGAACTGGAACTACGATGCCTATTACGAGCACGGCATCACCATCTCCGACATCCGGGTGAGGGACATCGTCCTGCAGAACCGCTATGCGGCCGCGACCAACGCGATCACGCTCAACGGCGCGATCGTCTGCGCCGATCCGGCGGCGCGGGCGCTGGGGTGCCAGCCGATCAACATCTTCGGCGGCTTCACGCCGTCGGATGCGGCGCTCGCCTATGTCGCGCCGCATGACAACGGCCCGTTCCAGCACACCAAGCTGACCCAGGACGTCGCCAGCCTGAACTTCTCCGGCGAGCCGCTCGAATTGTGGGCGGGGCCGCTGTCGGTCGCGTTCGGCGGCGAATACCGCCGCGAGTTCTACCGCGTGAACGCCGATCCCTACGGCGCCGGCGTTTCGGACCTCAGCCCCAACAGCGCCGACTATCCGGCGGACCCGCTGCTCAACGCGGCGCAGGGCAGCAACTGGGCGGCCGGCAACTACAAGAACGGCCGCGGCAAATATGAGGTCTATGAAGGCTTCCTGGAAGTCGACCTGCCGCTGTTCAACAGCAAGTCGATCGGCCGCGCCAACCTGAACGCCGCGGGCCGCGGCACGCATTACAGCACCTCGGGCACGGTCTGGGCGTGGAAGGTGGGCGGCACCTGGGACACGCCGCTCGACGGCATCCGCCTGCGCGGCGTGACCTCGCGTGACGTGCGCGCGCCGAACCTGTCGGAACTGTTCGCCGCACCGACCGTCACGACGCTGCCGAACTTCAACGACCCGTTCCGCAACGTGGCGGTGCAGGCGTTCCAGAACACGATCGGCAACACCGAGCTGAAGCCGGAGATCGCCCGCAACACCGAGGTCGGTATCGTGCTGGCGCGCCCGTCGTGGCTGCCGGGCCTCAGCTTGTCGTTCGACTATTACAACATCAAGCTGAAGGGCGTGGTCTCCACCCTGTCGGCGCAGCAGATCGTGCAATTCTGCTTCGAGGGCAATCAGGCCTTCTGCGGCGGCTTCAGCCTGGACAATGCCAATCCCAGCCTGAACTACATCAACGTCCAGCCGTTCAACCTGGCCTCCTGGTCGACCAGCGGCTTCGATATCGAGGCGAGCTACCAATGGCAGCGGCCTCTGGGCCTGCCGGGCACTTTCACCGTCCGCGCGCTGGGTACGCATATCCGCAAGTTCATCGTCAATGCGGGCATCGCCGGCGTGGACCCGGTCGATCAGGCCGGCGCGAACAACGGCAACACGCCCGACTGGAAATGGCTGGCCGTGCAGACCTACGACAGCGACAAGCTCACGCTCACGGTGCAGGAGCGCTGGTTCAGCGACGGCACCTTCGGCAACCAATATGTGGTCTGCCAGACGTCCTGCCCCGTTTCGACCGGGAACCATCCGACCATCGACTACAACAAGATGAAGGGCGCGTTCTACGTCGACGTCGGCGCCACCTATAAGATCAGCAACCGCTTCTCCATCTACGGAAAGGTCGACAATCTGTTCGACAAGGACCCGGTGGCCTCGCCGCAGACCAATACCGGCCTGGATATCAATCCGGCGCTCTACGACACGCTGGGCCGGATCTATCGCGCCGGCGTTCGCTTCAACTTCTGA
- a CDS encoding glycosyl hydrolase family 28-related protein, with the protein MQGWSGALIGALAMLLASATPASASRSAFVKAPDEPRAVTVNGKGDGRADDTAAIQQAIDAAAAKPGGGIVFVPSGRYRISRTIFIWPGVRVFGVGASRPVIELGDHTPGFQRGIANMVIFAGAQRDPSRRVPFPPPGSVPFDKDIADANPGTFYSALSNVDFVIGDGNPAATAIRFHAAQHAYLSHIDFDIGSGLAGLYHVANEAEDLHFRGGRYGILAEKPSPAWQFTLIDSTFDGQRDAAIREHEASLTLLNVAMRNTPVGIEIDRGYGDWLWGQDVRFENVSRAGVIISNEENVYTQVGFRNVVATGTPVFARFRDSGRTTAGKGSRYRVKSFTYGLTLPGVGRMGRYETRMDAETLAALPAPATPVVRPLPAVGEWVNVRTLGAKGDNAADDTAAIQRAIDWHRVVYFPAGFYVVSDTLRLRPDTVLIGLHPSLTQIVLADRTAAYQGVGAPKALVESARGGEAIVSGLGLATGGLNPRATALLWRAGAQSLVNDVKFQGGHGTNLFDGTRFIPYNANQTGDPDPAKRWAGQYASLWVTQGGGGTFVNVWSPSTYADPGIYVSDTETPGRIIQASVEHHVRAEFALNRVANWELIAPQTEEEAGESGDAVSLEIRDSRNILVANHHAYRVTRTRKPAPAAVTLYNSRDIRFRNVHVNAESGLGTCDENGCATFLRVSKYPYENAIRDVTHGLEVREREFAVLDVPADPAPVEPATFGGARVEKLADGFEAIGGGAVDAAGGLYFVDRKTQRIYGWSADRKLSIVRDNTLDPVNLAVDRSGNLLVLSSDGRNGTVYSFKPGSPETELTVIPPTPVAERPDAAKVLPVNWWNNGEFKDQLDPETLQFTTLAEMFARDMALPKAQEYVSPDGSLALPAYRTFQQGPPDFRGWRFSDALDAYGFTTARPGTRAFVTNASENRTYSGLVGGRGEITELKPFANRGGESVATDAEGRVYVANGQVFVYAPDGRELGRIDVPERPLQLLFGGEDRRTLFILSHHALYRVNRD; encoded by the coding sequence ATGCAAGGCTGGTCAGGTGCGTTGATCGGAGCGCTCGCGATGCTGCTGGCATCCGCGACGCCTGCGTCGGCATCGCGGTCGGCCTTTGTGAAAGCGCCGGACGAGCCGCGCGCAGTCACCGTCAACGGCAAGGGTGACGGCCGCGCGGACGACACGGCCGCCATCCAGCAGGCGATCGACGCCGCCGCGGCGAAACCCGGCGGCGGGATCGTGTTCGTGCCGTCGGGCCGCTACCGGATCAGCCGCACGATCTTCATCTGGCCAGGTGTGCGCGTGTTTGGCGTGGGCGCATCGCGGCCGGTCATCGAGCTGGGCGACCATACGCCCGGTTTCCAGCGCGGTATCGCCAACATGGTGATCTTCGCGGGTGCCCAGCGTGATCCGTCGCGCCGCGTTCCGTTCCCGCCACCGGGCAGCGTCCCGTTCGACAAGGATATCGCCGACGCCAATCCCGGCACCTTTTACTCCGCGCTCAGCAACGTCGATTTCGTGATCGGCGACGGCAATCCGGCGGCGACCGCGATCCGCTTCCATGCCGCGCAGCACGCCTATCTCAGCCATATCGACTTCGACATCGGCTCGGGGCTCGCCGGCCTCTACCATGTCGCCAACGAGGCGGAGGACCTCCACTTCCGCGGCGGCCGCTACGGCATCCTCGCCGAGAAGCCCTCGCCGGCCTGGCAGTTCACGCTCATCGATTCGACCTTCGACGGCCAGCGCGACGCGGCGATCCGCGAGCACGAGGCGAGCCTAACGCTGCTCAACGTCGCGATGCGCAACACGCCGGTCGGCATCGAGATCGACCGCGGCTATGGCGACTGGCTGTGGGGCCAGGACGTGCGGTTCGAGAATGTCAGCCGCGCCGGCGTGATCATCTCCAACGAGGAGAATGTCTACACCCAGGTCGGCTTCCGGAATGTCGTGGCGACCGGCACGCCGGTGTTCGCGCGCTTCCGCGACAGCGGCCGGACGACGGCGGGGAAGGGGAGCCGCTACCGCGTCAAATCCTTCACCTACGGCCTGACACTTCCCGGCGTCGGCCGGATGGGCCGGTACGAGACGCGGATGGATGCTGAGACGCTCGCCGCGCTTCCCGCGCCGGCGACGCCGGTGGTCCGCCCGCTTCCCGCCGTCGGCGAATGGGTGAACGTCCGCACGCTCGGCGCCAAGGGCGACAATGCGGCCGACGACACCGCCGCGATCCAGCGCGCGATCGACTGGCACCGCGTGGTCTATTTCCCGGCCGGCTTCTACGTCGTCAGCGACACGCTGCGCCTGCGCCCGGACACAGTGCTGATCGGCCTTCATCCGAGCCTGACCCAGATCGTGCTCGCCGACCGCACCGCGGCATACCAGGGCGTCGGCGCGCCCAAGGCGCTGGTGGAATCGGCGCGCGGCGGCGAGGCCATCGTCTCCGGCCTCGGCCTCGCGACCGGCGGGCTCAATCCCCGCGCCACCGCGCTGCTGTGGAGGGCCGGCGCGCAATCGCTCGTCAACGACGTCAAGTTCCAGGGCGGCCACGGCACCAACCTGTTCGACGGCACCCGCTTCATCCCCTACAACGCGAACCAGACCGGCGATCCCGATCCCGCCAAGCGCTGGGCCGGCCAATATGCCAGCCTGTGGGTGACGCAGGGCGGCGGCGGTACCTTCGTCAACGTCTGGAGCCCCAGCACCTATGCCGATCCGGGCATCTACGTCTCCGACACCGAGACGCCGGGACGGATCATCCAGGCCTCGGTCGAGCACCACGTCCGCGCCGAGTTCGCGCTCAACCGCGTCGCAAACTGGGAGCTGATCGCGCCGCAGACGGAGGAGGAAGCCGGGGAGAGCGGCGACGCGGTGTCGCTCGAGATCCGCGATTCGCGCAACATCCTGGTCGCCAACCATCATGCTTATCGCGTGACGCGGACGCGCAAGCCGGCGCCGGCGGCGGTCACGCTCTACAACTCGCGGGACATCCGCTTCCGCAATGTCCATGTGAATGCCGAAAGCGGGCTCGGCACCTGCGACGAGAACGGCTGCGCGACCTTCCTGCGCGTCAGCAAATATCCCTATGAGAACGCCATCCGCGACGTGACGCATGGGCTGGAGGTGCGCGAGCGTGAGTTCGCGGTGCTCGACGTGCCGGCCGATCCGGCACCGGTCGAACCGGCGACGTTCGGCGGCGCCCGGGTCGAGAAGCTCGCCGACGGCTTCGAGGCGATCGGCGGCGGCGCGGTCGATGCCGCGGGCGGGCTCTACTTCGTCGACCGCAAGACGCAGCGGATCTACGGCTGGTCGGCGGACCGCAAGCTGTCGATCGTCCGCGACAACACGCTCGATCCGGTCAACCTGGCCGTCGACCGTTCGGGCAATTTGCTCGTGCTCTCGTCCGACGGACGAAACGGCACGGTCTACAGCTTCAAGCCGGGAAGCCCCGAGACTGAGCTCACCGTCATCCCGCCGACTCCCGTCGCCGAGCGTCCGGACGCGGCCAAGGTGCTGCCGGTCAACTGGTGGAACAACGGCGAGTTCAAGGACCAGCTCGATCCTGAGACGCTCCAGTTCACCACGCTGGCCGAGATGTTCGCCCGCGACATGGCGTTGCCCAAGGCGCAGGAATATGTCTCGCCCGATGGCAGCCTGGCGCTGCCGGCCTATCGGACGTTCCAGCAGGGGCCGCCCGATTTCCGCGGCTGGCGCTTCTCCGATGCGCTCGACGCCTATGGCTTCACCACGGCAAGGCCAGGCACGCGCGCGTTCGTGACCAATGCGTCGGAGAACAGGACCTATTCCGGCCTGGTCGGCGGGCGTGGGGAGATCACCGAGCTCAAACCCTTCGCCAACCGCGGCGGCGAAAGCGTGGCGACGGACGCCGAGGGGCGCGTCTATGTCGCCAACGGTCAGGTGTTCGTCTACGCGCCCGACGGGCGGGAGCTGGGCCGGATCGACGTGCCCGAGCGGCCGCTCCAGCTCCTCTTCGGCGGAGAGGACCGGCGGACGCTGTTCATCCTGTCACATCATGCGCTCTATCGAGTGAATAGGGACTGA